TTGTACAGAAATGTAAATATATTTTCATATCTAGTAATGACAAATATTTAAATTCCATAGTAAACGAATACAGTGATAAAAAGATTAATGTTATATAGAATTATATCAACGGTCCCCGTCGCTCCACCCAACATCATGATATCAGAGGAGCTCCTAAGGTCATCCCGTATAATTAGATATAGAATACCGGGGTATTAAAGTTGTATGGAAATCTATGTGAGATATGTTTTGAAAAACCTGCATATTATCGTTGTCCTCTATGTGGACGTTATGTATGTGAAGAACATTTTAATCGTAGACTTAATAGATGTTATATCTGTATAGAGAGTGGTTGTAATGTATGTTATAGAAATTTAGCTATAGCTGAGTGTCAATTGTGTGGAAGAAGAATATGTCATAAATGTTCTATTGAATTAGATGAAGTAAGGAGGATATGTTACCTATGTATTATAGGCTCCATAAAAATAAGGAATACAATTTGGAAAACTGGAAGAAAAATTAATAAGCTTCTACATGAAACTATTAAATATCAAGGTGTATATCTATGATAATAACAAATGGGCTTGGAAGACCTATTGAGAGAATATATGGAGCAGTAAGGAATATACTGGAGAGAGCTACAGATGAAGAAAGAGATAAAAGGTATATACAGACGTTAACAGAACTTACATCATTTCTTTCAATTTTAA
Above is a genomic segment from Ignisphaera aggregans DSM 17230 containing:
- a CDS encoding hypothetical protein (KEGG: sai:Saci_1418 hypothetical protein~SPTR: Q4J8Y1 Putative uncharacterized protein), with the protein product MYGNLCEICFEKPAYYRCPLCGRYVCEEHFNRRLNRCYICIESGCNVCYRNLAIAECQLCGRRICHKCSIELDEVRRICYLCIIGSIKIRNTIWKTGRKINKLLHETIKYQGVYL